One window of Phycisphaeraceae bacterium genomic DNA carries:
- a CDS encoding ParB/RepB/Spo0J family partition protein: MSQKGSDAGKQGGARRLGRGLSSLIGPAPVRVDVPPGTPILDSERQYGDITYSHIDISDGSKRGDAREGEGGHGQPSTAMGDGGAEGNRQWASGNGGEGVGGVVGGVDSERVLMVSVGEIVPSRFQPRQVFDEVKLRELAESIRSIGLMQPVIVRRTEGAEGQRGKGTEGEDTKSENTKSEDTALESGATRSEDTKSEDTALESGATRSGATKSEDTRSGYELVAGERRWRAAAMAGLERVPVIVRELDDEACATWGLVENLQREDLDPIEKGEACRVMIERFGMSPQGLSERLGVDRSTIVNMVRLTELEPSIQRLVRAGDLTMGHARSLLSVPRESGARLALATLVSVEGWSVRKLEQEVKKVAKGKPVAAGRGAAGVGGGVVGAERSASIADLEKRLGEHLGTRVKIKTDKSGKRGRIEMAFFDLDHFDGLMQRVGFGGK; encoded by the coding sequence ATGAGCCAGAAGGGATCGGATGCGGGCAAGCAGGGTGGTGCGCGGCGGCTGGGTCGGGGGCTGTCGAGCTTGATCGGGCCTGCGCCGGTGCGGGTCGATGTGCCGCCCGGGACGCCGATATTAGATTCTGAACGTCAGTATGGCGATATTACATATTCTCATATAGATATCAGTGACGGGAGCAAGAGGGGCGATGCGCGGGAGGGCGAAGGGGGCCATGGGCAACCCTCGACGGCGATGGGCGATGGGGGGGCGGAGGGCAATAGGCAATGGGCATCGGGCAATGGCGGGGAGGGTGTGGGGGGTGTGGTGGGGGGTGTGGATTCGGAGCGGGTGTTGATGGTGTCGGTGGGTGAGATTGTGCCGAGCCGGTTCCAGCCGCGGCAGGTGTTTGATGAGGTGAAGCTGCGCGAGCTGGCGGAGTCGATCCGTTCGATCGGGTTGATGCAGCCGGTGATCGTGAGAAGAACGGAAGGGGCAGAGGGGCAAAGGGGCAAAGGGACAGAGGGAGAGGACACGAAGAGTGAGAACACCAAGAGCGAGGACACCGCTCTGGAGAGCGGTGCCACCAGGAGCGAGGACACGAAGAGCGAAGACACCGCTCTGGAGAGCGGTGCCACCAGGAGCGGTGCCACCAAGAGCGAGGACACCCGGAGCGGGTACGAGTTGGTGGCGGGTGAGCGTCGGTGGCGAGCGGCGGCGATGGCGGGTCTTGAGCGTGTGCCGGTGATTGTGCGTGAGTTGGATGACGAGGCGTGCGCGACGTGGGGTCTGGTTGAGAATCTTCAGCGTGAGGATCTGGATCCGATCGAGAAGGGTGAGGCGTGCCGCGTGATGATCGAGCGGTTCGGGATGTCGCCTCAGGGTTTGTCGGAGCGTCTTGGTGTTGATCGCTCGACGATCGTGAACATGGTGAGGTTGACGGAGTTGGAGCCGTCGATCCAGCGTCTGGTGCGTGCGGGTGATCTGACGATGGGGCACGCGCGTTCGCTGCTGTCGGTGCCGCGTGAGAGCGGGGCGCGGCTGGCGCTGGCGACGCTTGTGAGCGTCGAGGGGTGGAGCGTTCGCAAGTTGGAGCAGGAGGTGAAGAAGGTCGCGAAGGGGAAGCCGGTGGCGGCCGGGCGCGGCGCGGCGGGAGTGGGGGGGGGAGTGGTTGGGGCGGAGCGTTCGGCGTCGATCGCGGATCTTGAGAAGCGATTGGGCGAGCACCTGGGCACGCGGGTGAAGATCAAGACGGATAAGTCGGGGAAGCGCGGGCGGATCGAGATGGCGTTCTTCGATCTCGATCACTTCGATGGGTTGATGCAGCGCGTGGGGTTTGGGGGG